One Stigmatopora argus isolate UIUO_Sarg chromosome 12, RoL_Sarg_1.0, whole genome shotgun sequence genomic window carries:
- the sdr16c5a gene encoding short chain dehydrogenase/reductase family 16C, member 5a isoform X2, giving the protein MIFFLETLQVLLLSIWYNVEALIYCVIPKRRKNVSGEVVLITGAGGGIGRLMALEFAALGTTVVLWDINQEGVKETARLAKENGAVRVHHYLCDCSDKNDVYRVADLVKREVGDVAILVNNAGIVTGKKFMDAPDSLIEKTMEVNTMAHFWTYKAFLPAMIANNHGHLVSIASSAGLIGVNGLADYCASKFAAVGFAESVGLELLATGKDGIKTTIVCPYFINTGMFDGCQTKWPRMLPILDPNDVAKRIIHAILTDQVFLLMPKTMYLITALKNVAQWKAAWLLSLYLGFSLEVDGRAKGR; this is encoded by the exons atgatttttttcctggaaaCCCTGCAAGTCCTCTTGTTGTCCATCTGGTACAACGTGGAAGCCTTGATTTACTGCGTCATCCCCAAAAGAAGGAAGAATGTCTCCGGCGAGGTGGTCCTGATCACCGGGGCGGGCGGCGGAATCGGCCGCCTGATGGCCCTGGAGTTTGCCGCTCTCGGCACCACCGTGGTCTTGTGGGACATCAACCAGGAAGGCGTCAAAGAAACGGCTCGACTGGCCAAGGAGAACGGAGCCGTGCGAGTTCACCACTATCTTTGTGATTGTAGTGACAAAAACGATGTTTACAGGGTGGCTGACCTG GTCAAACGGGAGGTGGGCGACGTGGCCATTTTAGTCAACAACGCCGGCATCGTGACGGGAAAAAAGTTCATGGACGCTCCCGACTCCCTCATCGAAAAGACAATGGAGGTCAACACTATGGCGCACTTCTGG ACTTACAAGGCCTTCCTTCCCGCCATGATTGCAAATAATCACGGCCATCTCGTCAGCATTGCCAGCTCGGCGGGACTCATCGGTGTCAACGGATTGGCAG ACTACTGCGCCAGCAAGTTTGCGGCCGTGGGTTTCGCCGAATCGGTGGGACTGGAACTCCTGGCGACCGGCAAAGACGGCATCAAGACCACCATCGTTTGTCCCTACTTCATTAACACCGGCATGTTCGACGGATGTCAAACCAA ATGGCCCCGAATGCTGCCCATCCTGGATCCAAATGACGTGGCCAAGAGGATCATCCACGCCATCCTGACGGACCAGGTCTTTCTTCTCATGCCCAAGACCATGTACCTGATTACTGCGCTCAAGAA CGTGGCACAGTGGAAGGCGGCCTGGCTTCTATCCTTGTACCTGGGATTTTCACTGGAAGTAGACGGCCGCGCTAAGGGACGTTAG
- the penka gene encoding proenkephalin a produces the protein MAFCRCVWMLLACACSCACAATLAGSDCGEECALCLLGQRDAFSTLTCSIECDGEPDGEKLRLCWDALTEEPDRVPFDGQDGDATGGGDADSPERQPVKKYGGFMKRYGGFMSRRSPSSDDAAAATAAAEREEKIRLEILKILNTASQSGEPAEGPAAKRYGGFLRRADDEGELRGRLLEAVLDRGLRKRYGGFMRRVGRPEWLLDGGGGTGKSGGVSKRAREDGQQQKRYGGFMD, from the exons ATGGCTTTCTGCCGCTGCGTGTGGATGTTGCTGGCCTGCGCGTGCTCGTGCGCGTGCGCGGCCACGCTCGCTGGGAGCGACTGTGGCGAGGAGTGCGCGCTCTGCCTGCTTGGACAGCGAGACGCTTTCTCCACTTTG ACGTGCTCGATCGAGTGCGACGGCGAGCCGGACGGCGAGAAGCTCCGCCTCTGCTGGGACGCCCTGACGGAGGAACCCGACCGCGTCCCTTTTGACGGCCAAGACGGGGACGCGACGGGCGGCGGGGACGCCGACTCGCCGGAACGCCAGCCGGTCAAGAAGTACGGCGGCTTCATGAAGCGTTACGGCGGCTTCATGTCTCGCCGCTCCCCGTCGTCGGAcgatgccgccgccgccaccgccgccgccgaacGGGAAGAAAAAATCCGCCTGGAGATTCTGAAGATCCTCAATACGGCGAGCCAAAGTGGCGAGCCCGCCGAAGGCCCGGCGGCCAAGCGCTACGGCGGCTTTTTGCGGCGTGCCGACGACGAGGGGGAGCTACGGGGCCGCCTGCTGGAGGCGGTCTTAGACCGCGGCCTGAGGAAGCGTTACGGGGGCTTCATGAGGCGCGTGGGCAGGCCCGAGTGGCTCctggacggcggcggcggcaccgGCAAGAGCGGCGGCGTGTCCAAGCGGGCCCGGGAGGACGGCCAGCAACAGAAGCGCTACGGCGGCTTCATGGACTAG